A region from the Neurospora crassa OR74A linkage group V, whole genome shotgun sequence genome encodes:
- a CDS encoding beta-taxilin, variant, whose translation MNDLQKIDHLTKRCADLLAEMKRLERESIKNKKRGDQLQKDKDNSRNELNKTTSLKEKLEKLCRELQKENNKLKNENKTLSDTQVRSQNSWDERYSALLRRMDDYQEEKDNPRKQVVDMEMDEFFRQRFKSLIEQYELRELHFHAQMRTKELEVQYNLARFEREKKNYEAELARSRQLNAQVQTFSKTETELRQQLNVYVDKFKQVEDTLNNSNDLFLTFRKEMEDMSKKTKRLERENENLKRKHEQVNGNILKMAEERNKYLAEIEDLKKKCEKLNGIIKQMQQQGRGIPQGLAGAVESGYAEGEGELEGDESEYEDEYDEEGDEEVSDEGDEYDDETEDEQQMQQHHQPQPYGPERPPPPAPAPAPVPTKAALTANGAYHLC comes from the exons ATGAACGACCTCCAAAAGATTGATCATCTGACCAAACGCTGTGCGGACTTGCTGGCGGAGATGAAGAGGCTCGAACGTGAAAGCatcaaaaacaaaaaacgaGGCGATCAGCTacagaaggacaaggacaataGCCGCAATGAACTCAACAAGACAACGTCGCTTAAAGAGAAGCTCGAGAAACTCTGCCGCGAACTGCAAAAAGAGAATAACAAGCTCAAG AACGAGAACAAGACGCTATCGGATACGCAGGTTCGAAGTCAGAACTCATGGGATGAGAGGTATTCagctcttcttcgtcgaaTGGATGACTATcaggaagaaaaggacaaTCCGCGCAAGCAAGTAGTGGACATGGAAATGGATGAATT TTTTCGCCAGCGGTTCAAGTCTCTGATCGAGCAGTACGAGCTGAGGGAACTCCACTTCCATGCGCAAATGCGGACCAAGGAGCTCGAGGTCCAATACAACCTCGCTAGGTTTGAGCGTGAAAAGAAGAACTACGAGGCCGAATTGGCGCGCTCAAGGCAGTTAAACGCCCAGGTGCAGACCTTCTCaaagacggagacggagcTGAGACAACAACTCAATGTCTACGTAGACAAATTCAAGCAG GTTGAGGACACGCTGAACAATAGCAACGACTTGTTCCTTACGTTCCGCAAGGAAATGGAGGATATGTCGAAGAAGACAAAACGCCTTGAGAGGGAAAACGAGAACCTCAAGAGAAAGCACGAGCAGGTGAATGGCAACATCCTCAAGATGGCGGAGGAGCGGAACAAGTACTTGGCCGAGATTGAGGACCTCAAGAAAAAGTGCGAGAAGCTGAATGGCATCATTAAACagatgcagcagcagggcCGGGGGATCCCGCAAGGGCTGGCTGGCGCGGTTGAATCGGGCTATGCGGAAGGTGAAGGAGAACTTGAGGGGGATGAAAGCGAGTACGAAGACGAGTacgacgaagaaggagatgaggAAGTGAGTGACGAGGGCGACGAGTACGACGATGAAACCGAGGACGAGCAGCAGATGCAGCAGCATCACCAACCCCAGCCGTACGGGCCTGAGCGGCCGCCCCCTCCTGCTCCGGCTCCTGCCCCTGTTCCCACCAAGGCCGCCCTTACCGCTAACGGCGCGTACCACCTTTGCTAG
- a CDS encoding oxidoreductase: MTPSTTAPTGPITTHLTTLLGIKHPIILAGMARVSGGPLAAAVSNAGGLGVIGGFMYTPDQLRSIIAEMKANFSRPDLPFGVDLALPQIGGSARKTNHDYTGGKLDELIDITIESGARLFVSAVGVPPKRIIDKLHANGILVMNMVGHPKHAVKALQLGVDMVCAQGGEGGGHTGDVANSVLIPSVVDVARMFKPTMLNKVLGTTDQPALVVAAGGIADGRGLASSLMQGAAGVWVGTRFVASKEASCSDQHKEAVVTCGFQDTERTLVLSGRPLRMKTNQYIAKWHAQPEKIAELTEKGIVPIEWDMDQGNEIDPPHLMGQVAGLVKKVQPAGEIVEEMVQEAVEQLKLGQAYLNGGRTSKL; the protein is encoded by the coding sequence ATGACACCATCAACCACCGCGCCCACAGGGCCCATTACAACCCATCTCACCACTCTCCTGGGGATCAAACACCCAATCATCCTCGCCGGCATGGCCCGCGTTTCTGGCGGTCCCCTCGCAGCTGCCGTCTCTAACGCGGGCGGCCTCGGCGTCATAGGCGGTTTCATGTACACGCCCGACCAGCTGCGCTCCATCATCGCCGAGATGAAAGCCAATTTTAGCCGGCCGGACCTGCCCTTCGGCGTCGACCTGGCCCTGCCGCAGATCGGCGGCTCGGCCCGCAAGACCAACCACGACTACACAGGCGGCAAGCTGGACGAGCTCATCGACATCACCATCGAGAGCGGCGCCAGGCTGTTTGTGTCGGCCGTGGGCGTGCCGCCCAAGCGCATCATCGACAAGCTCCACGCCAACGGGATCCTGGTCATGAACATGGTCGGCCACCCCAAGCACGCTGTCAAGGCGCTGCAGCTCGGCGTCGACATGGTGTGCGCCcagggaggggaagggggtggaCACACGGGCGACGTGGCTAACAGCGTGTTGATTCCCTCGGTGGTGGACGTGGCGAGGATGTTTAAGCCTACGATGCTGAACAAGGTATTGGGTACGACGGATCAGCCGGCGCTGGTTGTGGCGGCGGGCGGCATCGCGGATGGGCGCGGGCTGGCGAGCAGCTTGATGCAAGGGGCCGCGGGCGTCTGGGTGGGAACGAGGTTCGTGGCGAGCAAGGAGGCCAGCTGCAGCGATCAGCACAAGGAGGCGGTGGTAACATGCGGGTTTCAGGATACCGAGCGAACGCTGGTTCTGAGCGGGAGGCCcttgaggatgaagacgaacCAGTATATCGCCAAGTGGCATGCGCAGCCAGAGAAGATTGCGGAGTTGACGGAGAAGGGCATTGTGCCGATCGAGTGGGATATGGATCAAGGGAACGAGATTGACCCGCCGCATCTGATGGGACAGGTGGCGGGGTTGGTGAAGAAGGTGCAGCCGGCTGGGGAGATTGTGGAGGAAATGGTGCAGGAGGCGGTTGAGCAGTTGAAGTTGGGACAGGCGTATTTGAATGGGGGCAGGACGAGCAAGCTATAA
- a CDS encoding N-acetyltransferase 5: protein MANFRQFRPDDLNKFSKCNLDPFTETYELGFYLQYHAKWPSLFQVAEDQHGNIIGYIMGKLESSPDYYKFSEHYLPWHAHITAVTVAPEARRLGIGKMLTEQLEAAADANDAWFVDLFVRSTNHKAIQFYKSMGYSIFRTVKDYYGDHSSDPTKSSEDAYDMRKPMKRDVKKEHIRENGEKFEVDPSDVW, encoded by the exons ATGGCCAACTTCCGCCAATTCCGCCCAGATGACCTGAACAAATTCTCAAAGTGCAACCTCGACCCCTTTACGGAAACATACGAACTTGGATTTTACTTGCAGTACCATGCAAAGTGGCCATCGCTCTTCCAGGTCGCCGAGGATCAGCATGGCAACATAATTGGATACA TCATGGGCAAACTTGAGTCCTCCCCAGACTACTACAAGTTCTCAGAGCACTACCTCCCCTGGCACGCTCACATCACCGCAGTCACCGTAGCGCCCGAGGCTCGTCGTCTGGGCATTGGCAAGATGCTTACGGAGCAGCTAGAGGCCGCTGCTGACGCCAACGATGCCTGGTTCGTTGATCTGTTTGTGAGGAGCACCAACCACAAGGCCATCCAATTCTACAAGAGCATGGGCTACAGCATCTTCCGCACCGTCAAGGACTACTACGGCGACCACTCGAGCGACCCGACCAAGTCGTCGGAGGATGCCTACGATATGCGCAAACCCATGAAGAGAGACGTCAAGAAGGAGCACATCCGGGAAAATGGCGAGAAGTTCGAGGTAGACCCGAGCGATGTGTGGTGA